Genomic DNA from Alicyclobacillus fastidiosus:
CTATGGGCGAGCGAATCCTCGTGTCTGACCAGGATTGGCGCCGCTCAGATTTGGACGCCGAAGGCGCCGAGAATCAACGTGATGTTGAGCACGAGCACGAGTACGGCGATGAACGCGGCGATCAGCGAAGTGATGCGCCTGTTAGCGAGTACGCCCATGATGTCGCGACGATGAGTAAAATACACTAGCGAGAAAATCGGCATCGGCAACACCAGGCTGAGAATCACCTGACTGACGACCAAAGTGCGGGTCGGATCTAGACCCATCCAAACGACAATAACCGTCGGTATCATCGTTGCCACTCGTCGAACCCAAAGGGGAATGGTGAAGCCCACGAAACCTTGCATGATGACCTGCCCTGCCATCGTGCCCACCGCTGAACTGCTGAAGCCCGACGTCAAGAGAGAGACGAGGAAGACAGCGGATGCGGCCGGCCCCAACAAGGGCGTAAGCGTCCGGTACGCCGTTTGAATGTCAGCGATGTCCGTGTGCCCTGTCGCGTGGAATGCCGCTGCTGCCATGTACATCATGCTCATGTTAATGAGGCCCGCGAGAACCAGCGCGATGATGATCTCCTTCGTGCTGAATCGGTTGATCTGAATTTTCTCATCGTCGTTACGCGGCCGAATACGCTGTTGCGTCAGTCCGGAGTGAAGGTATACCACGTGGGGCATCACTGTCGCACCGATGACCCCGACGGCCAGCATCACTGCTTGTGAGTTCCCAAGCCAGGGAACGACACTGTGCACTGCAATTTGTTGAAAACTTGGCCGGGACACGATGGTTTCCGCCAAGTAACACACGCCCATCAGTACAATCATGGCCGTGATGAACCGCTCCAACGGCCGGAATCCAAACCTATCCAACATGAGAATCAAATACGTGCCAATGCCCGTAATCACGGTTGCCACGAGCAATGGGATGTGAAACAACAGATTTAGACCCAAGGACGCCCCTAAAAACTCCGCCAAGTCGGTAGCCATCGCAGCGACTTCGGCAAACACCCACAATCCGATGTTGACGGGTGCCGGGAAGTAGGCTCGGCACAGCTCTGGTAAATTCTTTCCGGTAGCGATGCCTAGTTTTGCCGACAGGCGTTGGATGAAGATCGCCATCAAGTTTGCCAGGACCACAACCCACAATAACCGATAGCCAAATTGTGATCCGCTCTGTATATTGGTCGCGTAATTCCCAGGGTCAACGTACGCCACCGCTGCGATGAATGCTGGCCCAATGAATGGGAGTAAACCGCGCAATCCACGCTTTCGTTGGTTCAGAACTTTACGCGCTCGATTCACCGCTTTGTGTTCGGAGGACGAAGCGTTTACTGAAATCCCCATCAATATCACCCCTCAAGCGAACCCTACATGCTATGATGCGCAACGGATCTATATTTCGTGACGGCAAGAATCTGTCCGACGCGAAAAAGTTTTAGTCAAAGGAAACTTTTACTCCATTATATTACATAGTGGGGCGGGTGTGAATGGAAATTTACTGAATGATTGTGCCGTGCGCTCGCCACGCGATATGTATGAAAAAGGGGAACAGCGCACTGTCCCCCTTCTAGAGATGACCGTTGGGAACCTGAAACCGCTTCCTGTTGTGTCCCGTGTCAACGATGTGAAGTGGACACTTCCGCCGGGACGGCGTCAAACTGAACTTCCTCTTGCACTTTGCGCACGACGAGATGTTCGTCGCCAGGCATGAGACGTTTGCCTCGCCGGAGCACAAATCGCAGCCACGCTCCCGCCATCCAGGACGTCACCAGGGCGAGCATGACCAGGATAGCAAAGAAATTTTGATTGATGATACCCAGCGCGTAAGCCGTCGACGACAGTACGATGCCGGGCCCGCCGCGAGCGTTCATCGCGGCGGCGAAATTGACGCTCGTCAGGCGGTCCACCCGGATCGTTCGACAGGTCAAGTACACCACGACGCTTTGGACGACCGTTGCAAAAATGAGGTAGAGCACGAAGAATCCGACGTCGAAGTGCTTGGCGAGGTCTAGTTGCATGCCGACGATCGCGAAGTACAGTGGAATGAAAAAGGCAAAGGCTATTCCTTGGATGCCGTCCTGCAATCGCTGAAACAGGTGATCAGGCAGCGTGAATTTGGTCGCGACCCCCGCCAGGATGGCGCCGTACATCACGTCGACTTGCAGGTAGCCGGCAATATCGGCCAGGGCCAGCAAGATCGCGATGAAGTACCCCAAAAACGACGCT
This window encodes:
- a CDS encoding Nramp family divalent metal transporter — its product is MGISVNASSSEHKAVNRARKVLNQRKRGLRGLLPFIGPAFIAAVAYVDPGNYATNIQSGSQFGYRLLWVVVLANLMAIFIQRLSAKLGIATGKNLPELCRAYFPAPVNIGLWVFAEVAAMATDLAEFLGASLGLNLLFHIPLLVATVITGIGTYLILMLDRFGFRPLERFITAMIVLMGVCYLAETIVSRPSFQQIAVHSVVPWLGNSQAVMLAVGVIGATVMPHVVYLHSGLTQQRIRPRNDDEKIQINRFSTKEIIIALVLAGLINMSMMYMAAAAFHATGHTDIADIQTAYRTLTPLLGPAASAVFLVSLLTSGFSSSAVGTMAGQVIMQGFVGFTIPLWVRRVATMIPTVIVVWMGLDPTRTLVVSQVILSLVLPMPIFSLVYFTHRRDIMGVLANRRITSLIAAFIAVLVLVLNITLILGAFGVQI